A single window of Paroedura picta isolate Pp20150507F chromosome 8, Ppicta_v3.0, whole genome shotgun sequence DNA harbors:
- the TMEM207 gene encoding transmembrane protein 207 isoform X3 produces MGPCSAGRALLASSEATCESAESCLGDQEPSGGPWYIWLCMSLFLATILLCVALCCLQRWLTRCRCFSSRRTVAVFALSGVDSVYENDVDPGRLPKVPPHPRSPERPSPCSGSNTAGDGPPPSYEEVVKSVSSPCREQRLQRGPAEASPCDRLEQEKWPSGPKRATEEPGS; encoded by the exons ATGGGCCCTTGTTCGGCTGGCAGAGCCCTG CTGGCGAGTTCAGAGGCAACCTGTGAATCCGCAGAGAG CTGCCTTGGCGACCAAGAGCCCAGCGGTGGTCCCTGGTACATCTG GCTCTGCATGTCGCTCTTCCTGGCCACGATCCTGTTGTGTGTggccctctgctgtctccagcgCTGGCTCACGAGGTGCAGGTGCTTCTCCTCACGGCGCACAGTGGCCGTGTTTGCCCTCAGTGGGGTCGATTCGGTGTACG AGAACGACGTGGACCCAGGGAGGCTGCCCaaggtcccaccccacccccggagcCCCGAGAGGCCCTCCCCTTGTTCGGGATCCAACACGGCAGGGGACGGACCCCCTCCATCCTATGAAGAGGTTGTGAAGAGCGTGAGCAGCCCTTGCAGGGAACAGCGGCTGCAGAGAGGCCCGGCAGAAGCAAGCCCCTGTGACCGGCTTGAGCAGGAGAAGTGGCCTTCTGGCCCGAAAAGAGCCACGGAGGAACCTGGCTCTTAG
- the TMEM207 gene encoding transmembrane protein 207 isoform X4, whose amino-acid sequence MGPCSAGRALLASSEATCESAERLCMSLFLATILLCVALCCLQRWLTRCRCFSSRRTVAVFALSGVDSVYENDVDPGRLPKVPPHPRSPERPSPCSGSNTAGDGPPPSYEEVVKSVSSPCREQRLQRGPAEASPCDRLEQEKWPSGPKRATEEPGS is encoded by the exons ATGGGCCCTTGTTCGGCTGGCAGAGCCCTG CTGGCGAGTTCAGAGGCAACCTGTGAATCCGCAGAGAG GCTCTGCATGTCGCTCTTCCTGGCCACGATCCTGTTGTGTGTggccctctgctgtctccagcgCTGGCTCACGAGGTGCAGGTGCTTCTCCTCACGGCGCACAGTGGCCGTGTTTGCCCTCAGTGGGGTCGATTCGGTGTACG AGAACGACGTGGACCCAGGGAGGCTGCCCaaggtcccaccccacccccggagcCCCGAGAGGCCCTCCCCTTGTTCGGGATCCAACACGGCAGGGGACGGACCCCCTCCATCCTATGAAGAGGTTGTGAAGAGCGTGAGCAGCCCTTGCAGGGAACAGCGGCTGCAGAGAGGCCCGGCAGAAGCAAGCCCCTGTGACCGGCTTGAGCAGGAGAAGTGGCCTTCTGGCCCGAAAAGAGCCACGGAGGAACCTGGCTCTTAG
- the TMEM207 gene encoding transmembrane protein 207 isoform X1, which yields MMWSFQLRPFALSPSPPGGLCFAFFQLASSEATCESAESCLGDQEPSGGPWYIWLCMSLFLATILLCVALCCLQRWLTRCRCFSSRRTVAVFALSGVDSVYENDVDPGRLPKVPPHPRSPERPSPCSGSNTAGDGPPPSYEEVVKSVSSPCREQRLQRGPAEASPCDRLEQEKWPSGPKRATEEPGS from the exons ATGATGTGGAGCTTCCAGCTGCGGCCATTTGCCCTGagcccctcgcccccgggaggcCTCTGCTTCGCATTCTTCCAG CTGGCGAGTTCAGAGGCAACCTGTGAATCCGCAGAGAG CTGCCTTGGCGACCAAGAGCCCAGCGGTGGTCCCTGGTACATCTG GCTCTGCATGTCGCTCTTCCTGGCCACGATCCTGTTGTGTGTggccctctgctgtctccagcgCTGGCTCACGAGGTGCAGGTGCTTCTCCTCACGGCGCACAGTGGCCGTGTTTGCCCTCAGTGGGGTCGATTCGGTGTACG AGAACGACGTGGACCCAGGGAGGCTGCCCaaggtcccaccccacccccggagcCCCGAGAGGCCCTCCCCTTGTTCGGGATCCAACACGGCAGGGGACGGACCCCCTCCATCCTATGAAGAGGTTGTGAAGAGCGTGAGCAGCCCTTGCAGGGAACAGCGGCTGCAGAGAGGCCCGGCAGAAGCAAGCCCCTGTGACCGGCTTGAGCAGGAGAAGTGGCCTTCTGGCCCGAAAAGAGCCACGGAGGAACCTGGCTCTTAG
- the TMEM207 gene encoding transmembrane protein 207 isoform X2, protein MMWSFQLRPFALSPSPPGGLCFAFFQLASSEATCESAERLCMSLFLATILLCVALCCLQRWLTRCRCFSSRRTVAVFALSGVDSVYENDVDPGRLPKVPPHPRSPERPSPCSGSNTAGDGPPPSYEEVVKSVSSPCREQRLQRGPAEASPCDRLEQEKWPSGPKRATEEPGS, encoded by the exons ATGATGTGGAGCTTCCAGCTGCGGCCATTTGCCCTGagcccctcgcccccgggaggcCTCTGCTTCGCATTCTTCCAG CTGGCGAGTTCAGAGGCAACCTGTGAATCCGCAGAGAG GCTCTGCATGTCGCTCTTCCTGGCCACGATCCTGTTGTGTGTggccctctgctgtctccagcgCTGGCTCACGAGGTGCAGGTGCTTCTCCTCACGGCGCACAGTGGCCGTGTTTGCCCTCAGTGGGGTCGATTCGGTGTACG AGAACGACGTGGACCCAGGGAGGCTGCCCaaggtcccaccccacccccggagcCCCGAGAGGCCCTCCCCTTGTTCGGGATCCAACACGGCAGGGGACGGACCCCCTCCATCCTATGAAGAGGTTGTGAAGAGCGTGAGCAGCCCTTGCAGGGAACAGCGGCTGCAGAGAGGCCCGGCAGAAGCAAGCCCCTGTGACCGGCTTGAGCAGGAGAAGTGGCCTTCTGGCCCGAAAAGAGCCACGGAGGAACCTGGCTCTTAG
- the CLDN16 gene encoding claudin-16 — MQHLLQYLGCCLAFFSAGFLIAATWTDCWMVNTDDSLEVSATCRGLWWECVTNAFDGITTCDEYDSIFAEHSVRLVLTRAMLITADLLAGLAFPFLLLGLDCVKFLPEEPRIKTRICFISGLMLVLGGIPGLVGSGWYAIGIYAERSTLVLHNVFVGIQYKFGWSCWLGLSGALGCFLSGALLTCCMQLLRGVGSSRYSSCSSLRKAPGTAASSPPCPSWQTSTVKMYAMDTRV, encoded by the exons ATGCAGCACCTCCTCCAGTACCTGGGCTGCTGCCTGGCTTTCTTCTCGGCCGGGTTCCTGATCGCGGCCACCTGGACAGACTGCTGGATGGTGAACACCGACGACTCCCTGGAG GTGAGTGCCACGTGCCGTGGACTGTGGTGGGAATGCGTCACCAACGCGTTCGACGGGATAACCACTTGCGACGAATACGACTCCATCTTTGCCGAGCACTCAG TGAGGCTGGTCCTGACCCGGGCAATGCTCATCACTGCGGACCTCCTGGCCGGCCTGgcattccccttcctcctcctgggCCTCGACTGTGTCAAATTCCTGCCCGAGGAGCCCCGGATCAAGACCCGCATCTGCTTCATCTCTGGACTGATGCTGGTCCTCGGAG GCATCCCTGGCCTCGTGGGTTCTGGCTGGTACGCCATCGGCATCTACGCGGAGCGCTCCACCCTGGTTCTGCACAACGTCTTTGTGGGCATCCAGTATAAGTTCGGGTGGTCCTGCTGGCTGGGCCTGAGCGGGGCTCTGGGGTGCTTCTTGTCCGGTGCTTTGTTGACCTGCTGCATGCAGCTCTTGAGAG GTGTGGGGTCCAGCAGATACTCTTCTTGCAGCTCCTTGCGGAAGGCTCCTGGAACGGCCGCCTCCAGCCCACCTTGCCCGTCCTGGCAGACGTCCACCGTTAAAATGTACGCGATGGACACCCGCGTGTGA